From the Moraxella sp. FZFQ2102 genome, the window TTGTACTTCGTCCGCTTTTTTCACTAGGGTATTGAACGATACACCGATCTCAAGCTGACTAGATGCAACTTCGTGGTGATGTACTTCCACGCGACCTTCGCCCATGATGTCTTCGATGCGATCACACATTACCGCACGCATATCATGGTAGTGATCGACTGGTGCAGTCACCGCATAGCCACCTTTGACATGTGGACGCTGACCGTTGTTGCCCCATGCGTAGTCTTTGTTCGTTGACCATGCAGCAGCTTCTGATACGATGGTGTTGCGCGCACCTGATTGGTCGATGTCCCATTTCACTTCATCAAATACGAAGAACTCTGGCTCTGGACCGAAGAATGCAGTATCACCGATGCCAGTTGATTTTAGATAAGTTTCAGCGCGGCGAGCGATAGAGCGTGGGTCTTTTTCGTAGCCTTGTAGTGTAGCAGGCTCGATGACATCACAAGTGACCACCACAGTTGGTGCTTCAAAGAATGGATCAACATAAGCAGTCTCTGGATCAGGTAGCAAGATCATGTCAGATGCTTCGATGCCTTTCCAGCCAGCGACTGACGAGCCGTCAAACATTTTGCCATCTTCTAGAGTGTCTTCATCGACAGTATTGGCAGGGAAAGTTAGGTGTAGTTCTTTACCATGGGTGTCGGTGAAACGAAAATCCACCCATTTTGCGCCTGATGATTCGATCAAGTCAAATAGCTTGTTTGACATAATGCTCTCCTTTTTTGATATAAAAGCTTGATTTTTTAAAAGCTTGTGAAACGATGCTGAAGTGGTGAATCCAGATCAGTTCTGTTGAACAAATTGAACCAATTCACCGTCTCTTCATTGGCTTGTGAATAATGATACGCCTTTTTTTGGTAAAGGTAAAGGGTCAATCAGCAAAAATTATGCTATTATCATAAAATACTATAAATATATAAAAATTCATGATAAAACCTGCTAAAATGGATAGTTTTTCGAAGTAAATTTCTATAACTTATTGTATTTTAATGTTTTTATTTTCATGATAAAAATTCGTTGAATATTTAATTATAAATTAAAAAGTTAAAATATCATGATATTTTCTAAATATATAAGATATTATTATATTTTCATATGTTTATATAATTAAAAATACTGAAAATTTGGGGATTTTTCGCATCTTTCAACCTGCCTTGTTGTAGTTTTCTAATGACAATTGACAAATTTTTGGTATAAAAAATCACACCATCAGTAAAATAGTGTGATTTTATAGTCGTTATCAAGTTTTCTTGATGATCTTATCAATTTTATCAATCAATCTGGCAGATTCATCTGTGAAGTATCAGGATTTAATCCAAAATAAAACACCACCGTCGCCACAAGGCTATTGACCACGATAAACGCCCAATCAAAACTATCATGATCAAGGATAAATCGCCCAATCAGCGCCGAGACACCAAGCATAATCACAAAGCAAACGATGAGCCATGATAGGATGATCGGATGCGTGCTGGATGTAATCTCGCCTGATTTGCGCTTGGCACGCAGCAGCTTAAGATTAACCATAAAAGCGATGACATAGACAATGCTACCCATCAATAAATAACCCAAAAATCCCATGATTACTCCTTGGCTGTCGCAAGTTCGACGCGCGTTTCGTCACACGGCACTTGGTAAATCGTATTGACTGCACCCATCAGCGCGACAACATAGCTGCTATCGACAAAAGGATTGGTATTAGCAACTGCACTATCGATCTGCGCCAGTGCCATCACACCATCAGGACGCGCGATGATCTCGCCGACAACATCACTCACCGATAGATTGAGCGCGTTGGTTGAGAAGTGTTTCCAGCCGTCATTCTTAGGCTGCACAAGCAGTTTCTCAGGCTGATCCCATGTATCTGACTTATTACGCCCTTCTTTCATCTGCATGACATAGTTACCATTATCACCGCTGATTTTGATCTGTGCAGGCGCACCTTGTTCGATGGTGTAGCAGCCTTGAAAATTACTGCTTGGTGCTTGGGCGGACTGAGTAGGCTCGGCAGACTTGACAGGTGCTGATGCATCGTTCGAACAGGCGGTGAGTAGTAGTGCGCCAAAGATGGCGGCAGAACAGATTTTTGGCAAAAACATAATTTTCATGGCTTAAATAAAAGTTGTCCTATTGTACTGAAGTTTGTGCGCTTTGACTAGTGCTGTACCTGCTTGGATTTTTCAAAATTCACTAGCACATACCCTTTATTTCAAGTAAAATAAACAGATATCTTGATGGATTATACATTGAATTTTTTAATAAAAATCCCATCACAGGCAGCTGGATCAGCCCAAATTTACAAACCCAATGATAGAGCCCAAAGCACATTATGCCACCCAGACAAAAATCCAAATTCGAACAATGGTTTTCTCTAAGCCGACACAAGCGCCGTGCTGGCAGCGATAAAGTGGCGCAAGCACTAGCAAGTGTGGATATTGCTACGCTCAAATCGACCATCATTGATGGCGATGTCCCTATTTATACCTTTGGCTCGGATAAGGATCTGCAGACACACATCGCCAATCTACGCCAAGAGTTCATCGGCAGCCCAGAGCTGGCACACTATCATGCAAGCCTAATCGTGCTGATTCGCCGTGATATTGATGCGGTGGCAAATTTCGCCAAATTCAAGGCATTGTGGCAGACTGAGCGCGATTTTTTATTACAGACATTGAACACACGATGGCTAATCTCAGCGTGCGATACTTTTATTGATTATGATGATGACGCGACGCTACAAGCGATCTTGATGAATGCGGTGGTGCTGATCAATACGCTAAAACTACAAGAAACTGAACACCTGCTGTGTGATGTGTCTTTGCGCGAGAATGAGCAAACACGCACCCAACTACAAAACGAGCGCGTCACCTTATTTGATGGCACATCAGCATTCGCCGTCGGTACCGATGACAGCATTCGCAATATGCGCTGGCGACTGGATAAAGTGTGTGGCAGCCATGAGCTTGGGCAAATCGTCATCGAAATTTTTGAGCGATTATCCAACCCAAATCACGACACGGTATATAGCCGTTTTCGCAAGCGGCACACGCGCGAACGCACACGCTGGTGGTAAGTATGAAAATTTTATTGATCAATTTGGCGACATCGACTGAGCGTTTGGCATTTCAACAAGCACAATTTGCCAAGCTTGGGCTAAGTTTCGACATCCTACCTGCCGTGAGTGTCGATGATATTAGTGATGATGAATATCACCGATTGGCGTTTGGTTGGCAGCGACCGCTTCGAAAGGTGGAGCTGGCGTGTTTTTTAAGCCACAAAAAAGCTTGGCAAACTGTGCTAGAACATGGTAAGCCCTGCCTAATCATAGAAGATGATGCGGTACTGGTGCAGGATTTGGTGCAGCTATTGCACGACATTGAGACTGCCGCGCCTGTGGATACAGATTTGGTGAATTTAGAAGTGCGCAGCCGCAAAAAAATCATCAGCAAACGCCCTGCTACATCTTTATTAGACGGTCAGTGCCAATTGTATAGCCTATATCAAGATCGTACAGGCACTGGCGGCTATGTGCTATTCCCCACAGGTGCTGCCAAGCTGCTTGATCGACTACAGCACACCGCGCCTGCGACCGCTGATGGCTTTATCTACGCAAGCTATGAGTTGAACAGCTATCAGACCGAACCTGCGATGTTGATCCAACAAGACCAAATGCAAGCCTATGGGCTGACCGATGATCTACGTTTTGATTCGACCATTGGACGATCTGAGCATCATGCGGTAGAGTATGATAACCTTAGCCAAAAGCTGACCTTTAAGCTGCGCCGATTATGGGCACAGCTACGCATGGGACTGCGCCATCTGTCAGTCTTGAGCAAGGCACAGCGAAGATATATTGAATTTGATAAAGAACGATTTAAATGAAAAAAACTGTCGTACTAGCGATATTCACCCTACAAGGCAATGGCGCAGAACGCTTCGCTTTGACGCTTGCCAAAGGCTTGGTTGATGCAGGTCACGATGCGCATATCGTGTATTTTAAGCCCATTATCGATTTGCCAGTGCCCGATGGTGTGCAGCTACATTATTTTGATTATCGTCGCTATCGCATTTTGCCTAAGTTTATGCGCAGTGCTGTAGCGTGCGCCGCCTTTGATCGCTTTGTCATGCGTGAAATTGGCATGCCTGATTTAGTGTTATCCAATCTATACCCTGTCGATTTGATATTACATAAAAGCAAACTGCCAAATGTGCATTTTGTTATTCATAGTATTACAAGTGAAGAATACAAACCGATCAGCCAAAAAAAACTTGAACATTTAAAAAAAATCTATCAATCGAAACCGTGTATAGGTGTTAGCCAAGGCGCCGCTATGGATTTAAAAAGTTTGTTCGGCGATATGGTTTCAATCAAAACAATTTACAATCCAATTGATATCGAGCGAATCATACAAGATTCAAATGCTTATTTGCCCGGCATGGAGAATTATCTCATTTGTGTTGGTAAATTTAAGGATTCAAAAAGACACGATATTTTAATTCATGCTTACGCAAAATCGAAAAAATTAAAACCGCTTGTGCTTGTTGGTAAGGGAGAGTTACAGTCAAAATATCAAAACTTGGTAAATTCACTCGGCTTGGAAGATAAAGTAATTTTTGCAGGATTTCAAAAAAACCCCCTATCCCTGGATAAAGCACACCGATGCAATGATTTTAGCATCGGATTATGAAGGACTTGGCTTGGTAATTCTTGAATCTATCGCACTTGGCACACCGGTAATCAGTACCGATTGCCCATCGGGGCCCGCTGAGATTCTGCCAAGTCAAAATTTGGTGCCTGTACAAGACATAGAGGCGCTCGCCCAAAAAATGGATGAAGCTTGTGAAAATCCAAAAGTTTACCTTAGCCCATTGGCTGAAACATTTCATATAAATTATGCCGTTAACCGCTATCTTGAGTTAATTAAAAATTAATAAATATCATTAATAATTGAATAAAAATACCATGATC encodes:
- a CDS encoding glycosyltransferase family 25 protein, whose protein sequence is MKILLINLATSTERLAFQQAQFAKLGLSFDILPAVSVDDISDDEYHRLAFGWQRPLRKVELACFLSHKKAWQTVLEHGKPCLIIEDDAVLVQDLVQLLHDIETAAPVDTDLVNLEVRSRKKIISKRPATSLLDGQCQLYSLYQDRTGTGGYVLFPTGAAKLLDRLQHTAPATADGFIYASYELNSYQTEPAMLIQQDQMQAYGLTDDLRFDSTIGRSEHHAVEYDNLSQKLTFKLRRLWAQLRMGLRHLSVLSKAQRRYIEFDKERFK
- a CDS encoding DUF4149 domain-containing protein, producing the protein MGFLGYLLMGSIVYVIAFMVNLKLLRAKRKSGEITSSTHPIILSWLIVCFVIMLGVSALIGRFILDHDSFDWAFIVVNSLVATVVFYFGLNPDTSQMNLPD
- the glnA gene encoding type I glutamate--ammonia ligase, encoding MSNKLFDLIESSGAKWVDFRFTDTHGKELHLTFPANTVDEDTLEDGKMFDGSSVAGWKGIEASDMILLPDPETAYVDPFFEAPTVVVTCDVIEPATLQGYEKDPRSIARRAETYLKSTGIGDTAFFGPEPEFFVFDEVKWDIDQSGARNTIVSEAAAWSTNKDYAWGNNGQRPHVKGGYAVTAPVDHYHDMRAVMCDRIEDIMGEGRVEVHHHEVASSQLEIGVSFNTLVKKADEVQQFKYVVQNVANQFGKTATFMPKPIVGDNGSGMHVHMSISKDGVNTFSGDEYAGLSTTALHFIGGIIKHARALNAITNPTVNSYKRLVPHFEAPIKLAYSASNRSASIRIPHVSSPKAVRIEARFPDPAANPYLCFAALLMAGIDGIENKIDPGEAADKNLYDLPPEEEALIPTVAENLEAALKALKEDHAFLLKGDVFSKEMIDAYIDLKMQEVHKMNEAVHPLEFDLYYRC
- a CDS encoding glycosyltransferase — protein: MKKTVVLAIFTLQGNGAERFALTLAKGLVDAGHDAHIVYFKPIIDLPVPDGVQLHYFDYRRYRILPKFMRSAVACAAFDRFVMREIGMPDLVLSNLYPVDLILHKSKLPNVHFVIHSITSEEYKPISQKKLEHLKKIYQSKPCIGVSQGAAMDLKSLFGDMVSIKTIYNPIDIERIIQDSNAYLPGMENYLICVGKFKDSKRHDILIHAYAKSKKLKPLVLVGKGELQSKYQNLVNSLGLEDKVIFAGFQKNPLSLDKAHRCNDFSIGL
- a CDS encoding glycosyltransferase; amino-acid sequence: MILASDYEGLGLVILESIALGTPVISTDCPSGPAEILPSQNLVPVQDIEALAQKMDEACENPKVYLSPLAETFHINYAVNRYLELIKN